A single region of the Pseudomonas sp. VD-NE ins genome encodes:
- a CDS encoding HAMP domain-containing sensor histidine kinase, which produces MDLKQSLTKRIVIVFALMSALVAGVFALGIVATVHVVERKLTTTTLSGGLHRLLAMDDIRLWSHTPEKSELFFFEGGQGPLALTRQLAELPLGFQEITFHGDAFYAMVEAVGGRKYVLLRDQESLEQREHLLFIVVIVGFILSIVLALVLGRLLARRVMAPVIRLARQVRHRDQLIEVAPPLHPDYAADEVGELALSFDQTLGRLRATLSREKLFTSDVSHELRTPLMVLTTSCELLLANPSLDARSGAQVSRIARASHEMRLLVETFLMLARKPEEVRVQSTCTLKEIADAQTEVWGRLIREKGLEFVYDPQHAGAGRFNLTFLQSVMGNLLRNAWHYTDHGYVRLTLLENSFVVEDSGIGIPEEQRHAMFQPFVRGDEQRGEGFGLGLSLVQRICSQQHWQVQLTTREPNGCRFTVTLIQEEGGQPRGLPAA; this is translated from the coding sequence ATGGATCTCAAGCAAAGCCTGACGAAACGGATCGTGATTGTGTTCGCGCTGATGAGCGCCTTAGTCGCCGGTGTCTTTGCATTGGGGATCGTCGCGACCGTACACGTGGTGGAGCGCAAGTTGACCACCACCACGTTGAGCGGGGGGCTACACCGGTTATTGGCAATGGACGACATCCGTCTCTGGAGCCATACACCGGAAAAAAGCGAATTGTTTTTCTTCGAGGGCGGGCAGGGGCCGTTGGCACTGACTCGACAACTGGCTGAGTTACCCTTGGGTTTTCAGGAAATCACCTTCCACGGTGATGCCTTCTACGCCATGGTCGAAGCCGTCGGCGGGCGCAAATACGTGTTGCTGCGCGATCAGGAGAGCCTCGAACAGCGTGAGCATCTGCTGTTTATTGTGGTGATCGTCGGATTCATCCTCAGCATCGTTCTGGCGCTGGTCCTCGGCCGCTTGCTCGCACGACGGGTCATGGCGCCGGTGATTCGCCTGGCCCGACAAGTGCGCCATCGCGATCAGCTCATTGAAGTGGCGCCGCCGTTGCATCCCGATTACGCCGCTGATGAAGTCGGCGAGCTGGCGCTGTCGTTCGATCAGACTTTGGGACGCCTGCGCGCCACCTTGAGCCGGGAGAAACTGTTCACCAGCGATGTCAGCCATGAACTGCGCACACCCTTGATGGTGCTAACGACGTCCTGCGAACTGCTGTTGGCCAACCCGTCGCTTGATGCCCGTTCAGGCGCACAGGTCAGCCGGATTGCCCGGGCCAGCCACGAGATGCGCCTGTTGGTCGAAACCTTTCTGATGCTGGCACGCAAGCCTGAAGAAGTTCGCGTGCAGTCCACGTGTACGCTCAAGGAAATTGCCGATGCGCAGACAGAGGTGTGGGGCCGCTTGATCCGCGAAAAAGGCCTGGAGTTTGTCTACGATCCGCAGCACGCCGGCGCCGGACGCTTCAACCTGACTTTTCTGCAATCAGTGATGGGCAACCTGTTGCGCAATGCCTGGCATTACACCGACCACGGTTACGTGCGCCTGACCCTGCTAGAAAACAGCTTCGTGGTTGAAGACAGCGGCATCGGTATTCCGGAAGAACAGCGCCATGCGATGTTCCAGCCCTTCGTGCGTGGCGATGAACAACGCGGCGAGGGGTTCGGCCTCGGGCTTTCGCTGGTGCAGCGGATCTGCAGCCAGCAACACTGGCAAGTGCAACTCACCACCCGTGAACCCAATGGCTGTCGTTTCACGGTGACGCTGATTCAGGAGGAGGGCGGACAGCCACGCGGATTGCCGGCGGCCTGA
- a CDS encoding histidine phosphatase family protein → MCVVLVAILVSGFVWWPRSPTDLNHAGRSTTAEWIKAWRAGEVVALVRHTERCDRSSNTCLGPADGITELGSSAAQAVGEGFVRLGMQQAVVLSSPLTRTAQTAHYMFGHDALAEDWLATCGPTLRDEIVARKVAQQNLVLVTHSGCISDFEKQTGFPHAIAAEYGSTLLVRIDNRKQLTVLGIINTPFWQTLDVTHNQ, encoded by the coding sequence GTGTGCGTCGTGCTTGTGGCCATTCTGGTCAGCGGGTTTGTCTGGTGGCCACGCTCGCCGACCGACCTCAATCATGCCGGACGCAGCACCACCGCTGAATGGATAAAAGCCTGGCGGGCCGGTGAAGTCGTTGCGCTGGTGCGGCACACCGAACGTTGTGACCGCTCAAGCAATACCTGCCTGGGCCCGGCGGATGGCATCACCGAACTGGGCAGCAGCGCGGCGCAAGCGGTCGGTGAAGGCTTCGTCAGACTGGGCATGCAACAAGCCGTGGTGTTGAGCAGTCCGCTGACCCGTACGGCGCAAACCGCGCATTACATGTTCGGCCACGATGCCCTTGCCGAAGACTGGCTGGCCACGTGCGGGCCGACACTTCGCGATGAAATCGTCGCGCGCAAAGTGGCGCAGCAGAATCTTGTGCTGGTCACTCACAGCGGTTGCATCAGTGATTTTGAAAAACAGACCGGTTTTCCTCACGCGATTGCCGCGGAGTATGGAAGTACCTTACTTGTACGAATTGATAACCGGAAACAACTTACAGTGTTGGGCATTATCAATACGCCGTTCTGGCAGACATTAGACGTTACACATAACCAATGA
- the arnT gene encoding lipid IV(A) 4-amino-4-deoxy-L-arabinosyltransferase has protein sequence MTSDTPPLRHAARHLIQPPSLIERWAIPGLILAFVLFYLLPLMTHGLWIPDETRYGQISQEMLLSGNWVAPHFMGIRYFEKPIAGYWMIAIGQAIFGDNLFGVRIASALSTGVSVWLAYLLARRLWNNPRISAACALLYMSFGLIAGQAGYANLDPQFTLWVNLSLVAVWFAIDSTTTKARLGSWALLGAACGMGLMTKGFLALLLPVLIALPYMIWQRRFGELLRYGPVAVLVAALVSVPWALAVHVREPDFWRFFFWHEHIRRFAAGDDAQHARPWWFYLPLLFASTLPWALLLPSTLIRTWREKREVKTAFLALWFVLPLIFFSLSSGKLPTYIMPCLFPLALLMGHTVVKWLEQRHTKALRLNGVINTVLASVALIALIYLQVTKEIYANTEMFSLSLVFIVLIGWIIANALQIMRPLAMWAMPALGIGLLIALLPAAMPAQIVDSKMPDQFIAEHQQALSEASSLLSNDLGAASALAWRLKRPQVDLFNTVGELKYGLDDPAMAARKVGLDDVGQWMTDARKKGSVAVVMRVNSTQEAQEIELLPADGKHYQRGNLQIYIFAKRQP, from the coding sequence ATGACGTCCGATACCCCTCCGTTGCGCCACGCTGCCCGCCATTTGATACAACCTCCTTCGCTGATCGAACGCTGGGCGATCCCCGGGTTGATCCTGGCGTTTGTGCTGTTTTATCTGTTGCCGCTGATGACCCACGGTTTGTGGATCCCCGACGAAACCCGTTACGGTCAGATCAGCCAGGAAATGCTGTTGAGCGGCAACTGGGTCGCGCCGCACTTCATGGGCATTCGCTATTTCGAGAAGCCGATTGCCGGGTACTGGATGATTGCGATCGGCCAGGCGATTTTCGGTGACAACCTGTTTGGCGTGCGCATCGCTTCGGCGCTCAGTACCGGCGTCAGCGTCTGGCTCGCCTACCTGTTGGCGCGCCGGCTCTGGAACAACCCGCGCATCAGCGCAGCGTGTGCCTTGCTGTACATGAGTTTTGGCCTGATCGCCGGTCAGGCAGGCTACGCCAACCTCGATCCGCAGTTCACCTTGTGGGTCAACCTCAGTCTGGTGGCGGTGTGGTTTGCCATCGACAGCACCACCACAAAGGCCCGCCTCGGCAGTTGGGCATTGCTCGGTGCCGCCTGCGGCATGGGCCTGATGACCAAGGGCTTTCTGGCCCTGCTGCTGCCGGTACTGATCGCCCTGCCCTACATGATCTGGCAACGCCGTTTCGGCGAACTGCTGCGCTACGGCCCGGTGGCGGTGCTGGTCGCCGCATTGGTCAGCGTGCCGTGGGCACTGGCGGTACATGTGCGCGAGCCGGACTTCTGGCGGTTTTTCTTCTGGCATGAACACATCCGCCGTTTCGCCGCTGGCGATGATGCCCAGCATGCACGGCCGTGGTGGTTCTATCTGCCGTTGCTGTTTGCTTCGACGTTGCCGTGGGCGCTGTTGTTGCCATCGACGTTGATCCGCACCTGGCGTGAAAAGCGTGAAGTGAAAACCGCGTTTCTGGCGTTGTGGTTTGTGCTGCCGCTGATCTTTTTCAGCCTGAGCAGCGGCAAACTGCCGACCTACATCATGCCGTGCCTGTTTCCGCTGGCCTTGCTCATGGGCCACACCGTGGTGAAATGGCTGGAGCAGCGCCACACCAAGGCTTTGCGTCTGAACGGCGTGATCAATACGGTTCTTGCCAGCGTTGCCTTGATTGCGCTGATCTATCTGCAGGTCACTAAAGAGATCTACGCAAACACCGAGATGTTCAGCCTGTCGCTGGTGTTTATCGTGCTGATCGGCTGGATCATCGCCAATGCCCTGCAAATCATGCGGCCGCTGGCGATGTGGGCCATGCCGGCCCTTGGCATCGGCCTGTTGATTGCCTTGCTGCCCGCCGCGATGCCGGCACAGATCGTCGACAGCAAGATGCCCGACCAGTTTATTGCCGAGCACCAACAGGCCTTGAGCGAGGCATCCTCGTTATTGAGCAATGACCTTGGCGCAGCGTCGGCCTTGGCGTGGCGTCTGAAGCGGCCGCAAGTGGATCTGTTCAATACTGTCGGTGAACTGAAATACGGCCTCGACGATCCGGCCATGGCTGCCCGCAAGGTCGGTCTGGACGACGTCGGCCAATGGATGACCGACGCGCGCAAAAAAGGCTCGGTGGCGGTGGTGATGCGCGTCAACAGCACCCAGGAAGCGCAGGAAATCGAACTGTTGCCGGCTGACGGCAAGCATTACCAGCGCGGCAATCTGCAGATCTACATCTTCGCCAAGCGCCAGCCATGA
- a CDS encoding glycosyltransferase family 39 protein: MTATAKEPRALWILLAATALMLLLGLGSRELWGAETRWANIALQMLQSGDYFDPYLKGDPYYDKPLLSYWLITATSWLTGGLGPWSLRLSSVISAWFSVWLVYLLGEQLFRKGTGLIAGWMLATTFYFVFWARVATADILTVCGVLAAVWWYWRGPDDTRFWRYVVFFGLLALTSLFKGLIGFILPGLLLLPHLLQNGRWKRHLNLRLCAALLIAGAFYGLPFLLSHVYGSPDYRQSGLELVLRENVVRFFQPFDNIGPIYTYLLYLPVYTLPWAPCWIIALWVALRNWRNIEPDTRWLIQGLGLLLLFFTASGSRRSYYVLPLVPFAQLLGAWWITRRMAARSLRGRGLKVGFAVATAVMVGVLGVLYPWTNSGGGVIRFGETVREQASQQAPLSQWRMVMIEVDNKVPMYLQTGGAPFYYVAETADFPRTGDSAATLAWLERSSGQHWDPQRTIIVAQYRSGDPLPLDYLSADHRVIRTTPTRGEQVFHGRADQSVAYIPNPS; this comes from the coding sequence ATGACCGCGACGGCCAAAGAACCCAGGGCGTTATGGATTCTGCTGGCGGCGACCGCCCTGATGCTGCTGCTCGGGCTGGGCAGTCGCGAACTCTGGGGCGCGGAAACCCGCTGGGCCAATATCGCTTTGCAGATGCTGCAAAGCGGTGACTACTTCGACCCGTATCTCAAGGGCGATCCGTACTACGACAAGCCATTGCTGTCGTACTGGCTGATCACCGCAACTTCCTGGCTGACTGGAGGCCTGGGGCCTTGGTCATTGCGCTTGTCGTCGGTCATTTCGGCGTGGTTCAGCGTATGGCTGGTGTACCTGCTGGGCGAGCAATTGTTTCGCAAAGGCACCGGGCTGATTGCCGGATGGATGTTGGCGACCACATTCTATTTCGTCTTCTGGGCGCGGGTCGCGACGGCCGACATCCTCACCGTTTGCGGTGTTCTCGCGGCGGTGTGGTGGTATTGGCGTGGCCCTGATGACACCCGGTTCTGGCGCTATGTGGTGTTTTTCGGCCTGTTGGCGCTGACGTCTTTGTTCAAGGGCCTGATCGGTTTCATCCTGCCGGGACTGCTGCTGTTACCGCATCTTTTGCAAAACGGCCGTTGGAAACGCCATCTCAACCTGCGCCTGTGCGCCGCGCTGCTGATCGCCGGAGCGTTTTATGGATTGCCGTTCCTGCTCTCGCATGTCTACGGATCCCCTGACTATCGGCAAAGCGGTCTGGAACTGGTGTTGCGGGAAAACGTTGTGCGGTTTTTCCAGCCCTTCGACAACATCGGCCCGATCTACACCTATTTGTTGTACCTGCCGGTCTACACCCTGCCGTGGGCGCCGTGCTGGATCATCGCCCTGTGGGTGGCGCTGCGAAACTGGCGAAACATCGAGCCGGACACCCGCTGGCTGATTCAAGGCCTTGGCCTGTTGCTGCTGTTTTTCACCGCCAGCGGCAGCCGACGTAGCTATTACGTATTGCCTCTGGTGCCGTTCGCGCAACTGCTCGGTGCGTGGTGGATCACCCGGCGCATGGCCGCGCGCAGCCTCCGAGGGCGTGGTTTGAAAGTCGGTTTTGCGGTCGCCACGGCCGTGATGGTCGGTGTACTCGGCGTGCTGTATCCGTGGACCAACAGCGGTGGCGGCGTGATCCGCTTCGGCGAAACCGTGCGCGAGCAGGCCAGCCAGCAGGCACCATTGAGTCAGTGGCGCATGGTCATGATCGAGGTCGACAACAAAGTGCCGATGTACCTGCAAACCGGCGGTGCGCCGTTCTACTACGTGGCAGAAACCGCAGACTTCCCACGTACAGGCGACAGCGCGGCGACGTTGGCCTGGCTGGAACGCAGCAGTGGTCAGCACTGGGATCCGCAACGCACCATCATCGTTGCCCAGTATCGCAGTGGTGATCCGTTGCCACTCGACTACCTGAGCGCCGATCACCGCGTCATCCGCACCACGCCAACCCGCGGCGAACAGGTGTTCCATGGCCGCGCCGACCAGAGCGTCGCCTACATCCCCAATCCCTCCTGA
- a CDS encoding iron ABC transporter substrate-binding protein, producing MNSKVPSFLKRALLVSALLSAGSAGAADGVGLLVYNAQHESLTKAWVAGFTEETGIPVTIRNGDDTEMGNQIVQEGAASPADVFLTENSPAMVLVDNAKLFAPIAPATLQQVDAAYRPAHGQWIGIAARSTVFVYNPAKLAEKDLPKSLLDLARPEWKGRWAASPAGADFQAIVAAVLEQKGEAATLDWLKGMKTNASVYRGNSAVLKAVNAGQIDSGVIYHYYSFVDQSKTGENSQNTKLYYFKHQDPGAFVSTSGAGVLASSKHQEEAQKFVKYITGKEGQEILHSGTSFEYAVGKDAPSNPKLTPLKDLDAPTVDASKLDSKKAVELMTQAGIL from the coding sequence ATGAATTCAAAGGTCCCGTCCTTTCTGAAACGCGCATTGTTGGTCAGCGCCCTGCTCAGCGCAGGCTCAGCCGGTGCGGCTGACGGTGTTGGCTTGTTGGTTTATAACGCCCAGCACGAAAGCCTGACCAAAGCCTGGGTGGCCGGCTTCACCGAGGAAACCGGGATTCCGGTGACGATTCGCAACGGCGACGACACTGAAATGGGCAACCAGATCGTGCAGGAAGGCGCGGCCTCGCCGGCAGACGTATTCCTCACCGAAAACTCCCCAGCGATGGTATTGGTCGACAACGCCAAGCTGTTCGCGCCGATCGCTCCGGCGACGCTGCAACAAGTGGACGCAGCGTACCGCCCGGCCCACGGCCAGTGGATCGGCATCGCCGCGCGCTCAACGGTGTTCGTCTACAACCCGGCGAAACTGGCTGAGAAAGACCTGCCGAAATCCCTGCTCGATCTGGCCAGACCGGAGTGGAAAGGTCGCTGGGCTGCTTCACCGGCCGGCGCTGACTTCCAGGCCATCGTCGCCGCCGTGCTCGAGCAAAAAGGCGAAGCCGCCACGCTCGACTGGCTCAAAGGCATGAAAACCAACGCCAGCGTGTATCGCGGCAACAGCGCCGTGCTCAAAGCAGTGAACGCCGGGCAGATCGACAGCGGCGTGATCTACCACTATTACAGCTTCGTCGATCAGTCCAAGACCGGCGAAAACAGCCAGAACACCAAGCTTTACTACTTCAAACATCAGGATCCGGGGGCGTTTGTCAGTACCTCCGGCGCTGGCGTGCTGGCCTCCAGCAAACATCAGGAAGAGGCGCAGAAGTTCGTCAAATACATCACCGGCAAAGAAGGTCAGGAGATTCTCCACAGCGGCACTTCGTTTGAATACGCGGTCGGCAAAGACGCGCCGTCCAACCCGAAACTGACGCCGCTGAAGGATCTTGATGCGCCAACCGTCGACGCGTCGAAACTCGATAGCAAAAAAGCCGTCGAGCTGATGACCCAGGCGGGAATCCTGTAA
- a CDS encoding ABC transporter permease, with translation MLPETLPAQVAATASASLRLKPRALTGRGGSWVVALAIGVSLLSLLPIAFVLGVSWATGWATIEALVFRPRVAELLINTVLLVLITLPLCILLGTALAWLTERTNLPGRRLWSLLAVAPLAVPAFVHSYAWVSLIPSIHGLPAGVLVSVIAYFPFLYLPIAATLRRLDPAIEDVAESLGLKPWAVFFRVVLPQLRLAICGGALLVGLHLLAEYGLYAMIRFDTFTTAIFDQFKSTFNGPAANMLAGVLALCCLAMLTVESAARGKARYARVGSGSAREQRTVRLGRGSVILGLGLQGLTCLLALGVPLLTLSRWLIAGGWDVWGGDELVPALLQTLSFGVAGALLTSLAAIPIAWLSIRAPGKLQRLLEGCNYITSSLPGIVVALALVTVTIHFARPIYQTTITVLLAYLLMFLPRALVSLRAGFAQAPVELENIAQSLGRSPLRALWLITLRLAAPGAAAGAALVFLAITNELTATLLLAPNGTRTLATGFWAMTSEIDYAAAAPYALLMVLLSLPLTALLYHQSRRTAGR, from the coding sequence GTGCTCCCCGAAACCCTACCCGCGCAGGTCGCAGCGACGGCCTCCGCGAGCCTTAGACTTAAACCCCGCGCCCTCACCGGTCGCGGAGGGTCGTGGGTGGTTGCGCTGGCGATCGGCGTTTCATTGCTGTCACTGTTGCCGATCGCGTTTGTGCTCGGTGTGTCGTGGGCAACTGGCTGGGCGACTATCGAAGCGTTGGTGTTTCGCCCACGGGTGGCGGAACTGCTGATCAACACCGTGCTGCTGGTGTTGATCACCTTGCCGCTGTGCATTCTGCTCGGCACCGCACTGGCATGGCTGACCGAGCGCACCAACCTGCCCGGTCGGCGCCTGTGGTCATTGCTGGCCGTCGCGCCGCTGGCGGTGCCGGCGTTCGTTCACAGCTATGCCTGGGTCAGCCTGATTCCATCGATTCACGGACTGCCGGCCGGTGTGCTGGTGTCGGTGATCGCCTATTTTCCGTTTCTTTACTTGCCGATTGCCGCGACCTTGCGCCGACTTGATCCGGCGATCGAAGACGTCGCCGAATCCCTGGGTCTCAAGCCCTGGGCGGTGTTTTTCCGGGTGGTGTTGCCGCAGTTGCGCCTGGCGATTTGCGGCGGTGCGTTGCTGGTTGGGCTGCACTTGCTGGCCGAGTACGGCCTGTACGCAATGATCCGCTTCGACACCTTTACCACGGCGATTTTCGATCAGTTCAAATCAACCTTCAACGGCCCGGCGGCGAACATGCTCGCGGGTGTTCTGGCGTTGTGTTGTCTGGCCATGCTCACCGTCGAATCCGCCGCCCGGGGCAAGGCGCGATATGCCCGCGTGGGTTCCGGCAGTGCGCGCGAACAGCGCACGGTGCGGCTCGGTCGTGGCAGCGTGATTCTCGGGCTCGGTCTGCAAGGGCTAACCTGTCTGCTCGCCCTCGGCGTGCCGTTGCTGACATTGAGTCGCTGGTTGATTGCCGGTGGCTGGGACGTGTGGGGCGGTGATGAACTGGTGCCCGCGCTGTTGCAAACCCTGTCGTTCGGCGTCGCCGGTGCGCTGTTGACCAGTCTGGCGGCGATTCCGATTGCCTGGCTGTCGATCCGCGCGCCGGGCAAACTGCAGCGTCTGCTCGAAGGCTGCAATTACATCACCAGTTCCCTGCCGGGGATTGTCGTGGCGCTGGCACTGGTCACGGTGACCATCCATTTCGCCCGGCCGATCTACCAGACCACCATCACCGTGTTGCTCGCCTATCTGCTGATGTTCCTGCCGCGCGCATTGGTCAGCCTGCGTGCCGGTTTTGCCCAGGCGCCGGTGGAGCTGGAGAACATTGCGCAAAGCCTCGGCCGTTCGCCGTTGCGCGCCTTGTGGCTGATTACTTTGCGCTTGGCCGCACCGGGCGCAGCAGCTGGCGCTGCACTGGTGTTTCTGGCGATCACCAATGAATTGACCGCGACCTTGCTGCTCGCGCCTAACGGCACGCGCACCTTGGCCACCGGTTTCTGGGCCATGACCAGCGAAATCGATTACGCCGCCGCTGCGCCGTACGCACTGTTGATGGTGCTGCTCTCGCTGCCGCTGACGGCCCTCCTCTATCACCAATCCAGGCGCACCGCTGGCCGATGA
- a CDS encoding ABC transporter ATP-binding protein encodes MNALELISLNKSFGAQKALDDICLSVPTGSRTVIVGPSGSGKTTLLRIIAGFEFPDAGSLTLNGQVLVDSTHAVPAYQRQIGYVPQDGALFPHMTVAANIGFGLTLTGTAREERIKALMDSVSLDANMANRWPHELSGGQQQRVSLARALAQQPRLMLLDEPFSALDTGLRSAMRKMVARLLEDAGVTTILVTHDQGEALSFADQLAVMRGGRLVQSGHPMDLYRFPHDEQTAHFLGEAVVMPARIESGLAHCDLGQVPVNSNGFIGNAQIMLRPEQLQLSGAVLGTQGCPAVVTERDFAGNTCTLTVELRSSITQDPGRSLLVRSSGMHAPPAGSDVQLSVLGAAHLFAAC; translated from the coding sequence ATGAACGCACTCGAACTGATCTCACTGAACAAATCCTTCGGCGCGCAGAAAGCGCTGGATGACATCTGCCTGTCCGTACCGACCGGCAGCCGCACGGTGATTGTCGGCCCGTCCGGCTCAGGCAAAACCACGCTGCTGCGGATAATTGCCGGGTTTGAATTCCCTGATGCCGGTAGCCTCACGCTCAACGGTCAGGTGCTGGTCGACAGCACTCACGCCGTGCCGGCTTATCAACGGCAGATCGGTTATGTCCCTCAGGATGGCGCGCTGTTTCCGCACATGACCGTCGCCGCCAACATCGGTTTTGGCCTGACGCTAACCGGCACCGCCAGAGAGGAACGGATCAAGGCATTGATGGACAGCGTCTCGCTCGACGCCAACATGGCCAACCGTTGGCCGCATGAATTGTCCGGCGGCCAGCAGCAACGGGTTTCCCTCGCCCGGGCATTGGCGCAACAACCGCGACTGATGCTGCTCGATGAGCCCTTCTCCGCCCTCGACACCGGCCTGCGCAGCGCCATGCGCAAAATGGTTGCGCGCTTGCTCGAGGACGCTGGCGTCACGACGATTCTGGTGACCCACGATCAGGGTGAAGCGTTGTCATTTGCCGATCAGTTGGCAGTGATGCGCGGCGGGCGGCTGGTGCAATCCGGGCATCCGATGGACCTTTACCGCTTTCCCCACGACGAGCAGACCGCGCATTTTCTCGGTGAAGCCGTGGTCATGCCGGCGCGGATCGAATCCGGTCTGGCCCACTGCGATCTCGGCCAGGTGCCGGTGAACAGCAACGGCTTTATTGGCAATGCGCAGATCATGCTCAGGCCCGAACAGTTGCAGTTGTCCGGCGCCGTACTCGGCACACAAGGCTGCCCCGCCGTGGTCACCGAACGCGATTTTGCCGGTAACACCTGCACCCTCACCGTCGAACTGCGCTCGTCGATCACTCAGGATCCCGGACGTTCGCTGCTGGTGCGCAGTTCCGGCATGCACGCGCCGCCTGCTGGCAGCGACGTGCAGTTATCGGTGCTCGGTGCGGCCCATCTGTTCGCCGCTTGCTGA
- the xerC gene encoding tyrosine recombinase XerC, with the protein MTLYLARLAPSSQLTMRYVLQDAADRLGFEDMNVEDIPWHALQPEDVVALVAALREDNYAPNTSSLYVNAVRGVMNEAWRMSLISQDHLLKMRSVKAIAGTRLSQGRNLKRTLIHELMEVCAADPRPQGLRDAAVIALLYGTGMRKSESVDLDLNQVDFTERSLTVTGKGNKQLIKYAPAWAFAKLDAWLELRRSQLKEGESDDAFLFNRIRRGSHITRERITKHAIYYIARQRGTQVGVKIMPHDFRRSFITRVIEEHDLSIAQKLAHHSNIQTTANYDVRDDNERRRAVDRFDL; encoded by the coding sequence ATGACCCTGTATCTGGCGCGCCTGGCTCCCTCCAGCCAGTTGACCATGCGCTACGTTTTGCAGGATGCGGCAGACCGTCTCGGCTTTGAAGACATGAATGTCGAGGATATTCCCTGGCATGCATTACAACCTGAAGATGTTGTTGCGCTGGTTGCCGCTTTGCGCGAAGACAACTATGCGCCGAACACTTCTTCGCTGTATGTGAATGCCGTGCGCGGTGTGATGAATGAAGCCTGGCGCATGAGCCTGATTTCTCAGGATCATTTGTTGAAGATGCGTTCGGTCAAAGCCATTGCCGGCACGCGCTTGTCGCAGGGGCGCAACTTGAAGCGCACCTTGATTCACGAATTGATGGAAGTCTGCGCCGCTGATCCGCGCCCGCAAGGGCTGCGCGACGCAGCGGTGATTGCGTTGTTGTACGGCACCGGCATGCGTAAATCGGAGTCGGTGGATCTGGACTTGAATCAGGTCGACTTTACTGAGCGCAGCCTGACCGTCACCGGCAAAGGCAATAAACAACTGATCAAGTACGCGCCGGCCTGGGCGTTCGCCAAACTCGATGCGTGGCTGGAACTAAGACGCTCACAACTCAAGGAAGGCGAGAGCGACGATGCCTTTCTGTTCAACCGCATCCGTCGCGGCAGCCATATCACCCGCGAGCGCATCACCAAGCACGCGATTTACTACATCGCCCGTCAGCGGGGCACGCAGGTCGGGGTGAAGATCATGCCCCACGACTTCCGCCGCTCGTTCATCACGCGGGTGATCGAGGAGCATGATCTGTCGATCGCGCAGAAGCTCGCGCACCACAGCAACATCCAGACCACCGCCAACTACGATGTGCGCGATGACAACGAGCGGCGGCGTGCGGTGGATCGCTTCGATCTGTAA